A genomic window from Acidobacteriota bacterium includes:
- a CDS encoding PhoH family protein has translation MRLRTRFKSSKQLYLTERDKPLRSLKITLPERGLETLFGPHDQNIKYLESLLSVTVGGRGNELIVEGDEADVAIVERILKDFSQLFTEGRTPSSNELRAAFKQIADDRTSNLRELLTGQKRINPAGRKQVTAKGPNQKRYMEAIEEYDIVFGIGPAGTGKTYLAVAMAVQYLIAKRVNRIVLARPAVEAGEKLGFLPGDLQDKVDPYLRPLYDSLFDLMDFERATKFLEKRVIEVAPLAFMRGRTLSDSFIILDEAQNTTSEQMKMFLTRIGFGSKAVITGDVTQIDLPSGRKSGLVEAQRVVSNIEGIAFIQFDERDVVRHQLVQMIIKAYDEHNKKISL, from the coding sequence ATGCGATTGCGAACGCGTTTTAAGAGTTCAAAACAGCTTTATCTGACGGAGAGAGACAAGCCACTGAGAAGTCTGAAGATCACATTGCCGGAGCGCGGGCTGGAAACCTTGTTCGGCCCACACGATCAGAACATCAAGTATCTGGAATCGTTGTTGAGTGTCACCGTCGGAGGACGCGGCAACGAGTTGATTGTCGAAGGCGACGAAGCCGACGTGGCCATCGTTGAACGCATCCTGAAAGATTTCAGCCAGCTTTTCACCGAAGGCCGCACGCCCTCATCCAACGAACTTCGCGCTGCATTCAAACAGATTGCCGACGACCGCACTTCCAATTTGCGCGAACTGCTGACCGGCCAAAAACGCATCAATCCGGCTGGCCGCAAACAGGTCACCGCCAAAGGCCCAAATCAAAAACGATACATGGAAGCCATTGAAGAATACGACATCGTGTTCGGCATCGGCCCTGCGGGAACCGGAAAAACCTATTTGGCCGTGGCGATGGCCGTACAGTATTTGATCGCCAAACGCGTCAATCGAATCGTGTTGGCTCGCCCCGCAGTCGAAGCGGGGGAAAAGCTGGGCTTTTTGCCCGGCGATTTGCAGGACAAGGTTGATCCGTACCTTCGGCCTTTGTACGACTCGCTGTTCGATTTGATGGATTTCGAACGCGCAACGAAGTTTCTGGAAAAACGCGTTATTGAAGTCGCTCCGCTGGCGTTTATGCGCGGCAGAACCCTGTCGGATTCATTCATCATCCTGGACGAAGCACAAAACACCACTTCCGAACAAATGAAGATGTTTTTGACGCGCATCGGGTTCGGATCGAAAGCCGTTATCACGGGCGACGTGACGCAGATTGACCTGCCTTCGGGACGCAAATCCGGTCTGGTCGAAGCCCAGCGCGTGGTCAGCAACATCGAAGGCATCGCGTTCATTCAATT